The Desulfovibrio oxyclinae DSM 11498 genome has a segment encoding these proteins:
- the fmt gene encoding methionyl-tRNA formyltransferase, producing the protein MDEVAEKLRVVFMGTPDFAAQSLKALIEFDGCDVAAVYTQPDRPCGRGRKCKPSPVKQLALEHGIDVYQPENFKDQADIDQLAALEPDVLVVAAYGLILPQGVLDVPKLHPLNIHASLLPKYRGAAPIQRAIADGEIVTGISIMKMEAGLDTGPVMVARALRIGHNDHAGKIHDELADLGGLCIVEALARLARGAYAFKPQDDTLATYAHKLTKEEGEVDWNRPAQQVHNQIRAMYPWPGAYFDWDNGQDKVLRLNVTPGEIGEDESPGVDPGTVLGEINGKLAISTADKVYLTPEIKPQGKKAMDATAFVCGYLKDCEV; encoded by the coding sequence ATGGACGAAGTAGCGGAAAAACTGCGCGTCGTATTCATGGGCACGCCCGATTTCGCGGCCCAAAGCCTCAAGGCGCTCATCGAATTCGACGGCTGCGACGTAGCGGCAGTGTACACCCAGCCCGACCGCCCCTGCGGTCGCGGCCGCAAATGCAAGCCCTCGCCGGTCAAACAGCTGGCGCTGGAACACGGCATTGATGTCTACCAGCCCGAGAACTTCAAGGATCAGGCCGACATCGACCAACTCGCCGCCCTTGAGCCCGATGTGCTCGTGGTGGCCGCCTACGGACTCATCCTGCCACAGGGTGTTCTCGACGTCCCCAAGCTGCATCCGCTCAACATCCATGCCTCCCTGCTGCCCAAATACCGCGGCGCGGCCCCCATCCAGCGCGCCATCGCAGACGGAGAAATCGTCACCGGCATCAGCATCATGAAGATGGAAGCCGGACTCGACACCGGCCCCGTCATGGTCGCCCGCGCCCTGCGCATCGGCCACAACGATCACGCCGGAAAAATCCACGACGAACTCGCCGACCTCGGCGGCCTCTGTATTGTGGAAGCCCTCGCCCGCCTCGCACGCGGAGCCTACGCCTTCAAACCGCAGGACGACACACTCGCCACCTACGCCCACAAACTCACTAAAGAGGAAGGCGAAGTGGACTGGAATCGCCCGGCACAGCAGGTCCACAATCAAATCCGCGCCATGTACCCATGGCCCGGAGCCTACTTCGACTGGGATAACGGACAGGACAAGGTCCTGCGCCTCAACGTCACCCCCGGCGAAATAGGCGAAGACGAATCCCCCGGCGTCGATCCCGGAACCGTCCTCGGTGAAATCAATGGCAAACTCGCCATCAGCACAGCCGACAAAGTCTACCTGACACCCGAGATCAAGCCCCAAGGAAAAAAAGCCATGGACGCCACCGCCTTCGTCTGCGGCTATCTCAAAGACTGCGAAGTGTAA
- the def gene encoding peptide deformylase — translation MKLEVCRWPEPVLAEKAAPIEEITPEIKELVEHMVETMYADDGVGLAAPQVGEGIRLICIDQTGPKERGDLRVLINPEIVECDGSVDSEEGCLSCPGFTGNVKRSERVKVTAKNLEGEELCIETDGYLAIILQHEIDHLDGTTIVDRASRLKQAMYRKKAQRWTK, via the coding sequence ATGAAGCTGGAAGTTTGCAGATGGCCCGAGCCGGTGCTCGCAGAAAAGGCAGCGCCGATCGAGGAAATCACCCCCGAGATAAAGGAACTGGTCGAGCACATGGTGGAAACCATGTACGCGGACGACGGCGTCGGCCTCGCAGCCCCGCAGGTGGGCGAAGGCATCCGCCTGATCTGCATTGACCAGACCGGTCCCAAGGAACGAGGCGACCTGCGCGTGCTCATCAATCCCGAAATCGTCGAGTGCGACGGCTCCGTGGACTCCGAGGAAGGCTGCCTGAGCTGCCCCGGATTCACCGGCAACGTCAAACGCTCGGAACGAGTCAAGGTGACCGCCAAGAATCTCGAAGGCGAAGAGCTCTGCATCGAGACCGACGGCTACCTCGCCATCATCCTCCAGCACGAAATCGATCACCTCGACGGAACCACCATCGTGGACCGGGCCAGCCGACTCAAGCAGGCCATGTACAGAAAGAAGGCACAGAGATGGACGAAGTAG